In Amblyraja radiata isolate CabotCenter1 chromosome 10, sAmbRad1.1.pri, whole genome shotgun sequence, one DNA window encodes the following:
- the LOC116978014 gene encoding volume-regulated anion channel subunit LRRC8C-like isoform X1, translating into MSFPRAMIPVTEFKQFTDHQPAFRVLKPWWDVFTDYIAIAMLMIGVFGCTLQVMQDKIICLPKRTSPDNLRTDPNETLVNVSANSYVPPTPVPSPPAASADEMKGLKTNLDLQQYSFINQMCYERALHWYAKYFPYLVLIHTLIFMLCSNFWFKFPGSSSKIEHFISILGKCFDSPWTTRALSEVSGENAEEKGGKAGEKSHAAKVALATTLATVLPPVPPLLPAPHLSAAEGDLVKTQSLRSIPEKIVVEKPVVSALDQKEGEQAKALFEKVKKFRLHVEEGDLLYSMYVRQTIIKVIKFVFIVVYNSILVSKVNFMVECEVNIQEMTGYYKFSCNHTMAHLFSKLSICYLCFVSVYGLTCLYTLYWLFYRSLKEYSFEHVRHETGIDDIPDVRNDFAFMLHLIDQYDPLYSKRFAVFLSEVSENKLKQLNLNNEWTVDKLRQKLQTNGQGRLELQLFMLSGLPDTVFELTELQSLRLEILGNVTIPATVAQLEGLRELSLYQCSAKIHTAALAFLKDNLQVLRVKFDDTWELPTWMYGLKSLEELHLQGSLSPDLSKNVTLESLRELKNLKVLGIKSNLTKIPPAIAETSGHLQTLCIHNDGTKLVMLNSLKKLVNLTELALIHCDLERIPHAVFSLANLQELDLKENHLRSVEEIISFQHCRKLTCLKMWHNSIAYIPEHIKKLGGLECLYFCHNKIEVLPSHLFLCNKLRHLDLGHNDIRFIPPEIGVLQNLQDFCITGNKVESLPDELYFCKKLKALRMGRNSLSVLSPKVGNLALLSLLELRGNHLEVLPRELGNCRSLKRSGLLVEDALFDGLPSDVREQMKAE; encoded by the coding sequence gtAATGCAAGACAAGATCATTTGCCTTCCGAAACGGACTTCACCCGATAACCTGCGCACTGATCCGAATGAAACTCTGGTCAACGTTTCTGCCAATAGTTACGTGCCTCCCACCCCAGTGCCGTCACCCCCTGCTGCTTCTGCCGACGAGATGAAAGGGCTGAAGACCAACCTGGACCTCCAGCAGTACAGCTTTATAAACCAAATGTGCTACGAGCGGGCGTTGCACTGGTACGCCAAGTACTTCCCGTACCTGGTGCTGATCCACACGCTGATCTTCATGCTGTGCAGCAACTTCTGGTTCAAGTTCCCCGGCTCCAGCTCCAAGATCGAGCACTTCATCTCCATCCTGGGCAAGTGCTTCGACTCGCCCTGGACCACCCGCGCCCTGTCCGAGGTGTCCGGGGAGAACGCCGAGGAGAAGGGGGGCAAGGCCGGCGAGAAGAGCCACGCGGCCAAGGTTGCGCTGGCCACGACGCTGGCCACGGTGCTGCCGCCcgtgccgccgctgctgccggcGCCGCACCTCTCGGCCGCCGAGGGCGACCTGGTGAAGACCCAGTCCTTGCGTTCCATCCCCGAGAAGATCGTGGTGGAGAAGCCGGTGGTCAGCGCCCTGGATCAGAAGGAGGGCGAGCAGGCCAAGGCCCTGTTCGAGAAGGTGAAGAAGTTCCGTCTCCACGTGGAGGAGGGAGACCTCCTGTACTCCATGTACGTGCGGCAGACCATCATCAAGGTCATCAAGTTCGTCTTCATCGTGGTCTACAACAGCATCCTGGTGTCCAAGGTCAACTTCATGGTGGAATGCGAGGTCAACATCCAGGAGATGACTGGCTACTACAAGTTTTCTTGCAACCACACCATGGCCCACCTCTTCTCCAAGTTGTCCATCTGCTACCTGTGCTTTGTCAGTGTGTACGGCCTGACCTGCCTCTACACCCTGTACTGGCTCTTCTACCGCTCCCTCAAGGAGTACTCCTTCGAGCACGTCCGGCACGAGACCGGGATCGACGACATTCCCGACGTGCGCAACGACTTTGCCTTCATGCTGCACCTGATCGACCAGTACGACCCCCTCTACTCCAAACGCTTTGCCGTCTTCCTGTCGGAGGTGAGCGAGAACAAGCTCAAGCAGCTCAACCTGAACAACGAGTGGACGGTGGACAAGCTGCGGCAGAAGCTGCAAACCAACGGGCAGGGCCGGCTGGAGCTGCAGCTCTTCATGCTCTCCGGCCTGCCCGACACCGTCTTCGAGCTGACCGAGCTGCAGTCCCTGCGGCTGGAGATCCTCGGCAACGTCACCATCCCCGCCACCGTGGCCCAGCTGGAGGGCCTGCGGGAGCTCTCCCTCTACCAGTGCTCGGCCAAGATCCACACCGCCGCCCTGGCCTTCCTCAAGGACAACCTCCAGGTGCTGCGGGTCAAGTTCGACGACACCTGGGAGCTGCCCACCTGGATGTACGGCCTGAAGAGCTTGGAGGAGCTCCACCTCCAGGGCTCGCTCAGCCCGGACCTGTCCAAGAACGTCACCCTGGAGTCCCTGAGGGAGCTGAAGAACCTCAAGGTCCTCGGCATCAAGAGCAACCTGACCAAGATCCCGCCCGCCATCGCGGAGACTTCCGGCCACCtccagactctgtgcatccacaacGACGGCACGAAGCTGGTGATGCTCAACAGCCTGAAGAAGCTGGTCAACCTGACGGAGCTGGCGCTGATCCACTGCGACCTGGAGCGCATTCCCCACGCCGTCTTCAGCCTGGCCAACCTGCAAGAGCTGGACCTGAAGGAGAACCACCTGAGGTCGGTGGAGGAGATCATCAGCTTCCAGCACTGCCGCAAGCTCACCTGCCTGAAGATGTGGCACAACAGCATCGCCTACATCCCCGAGCACATCAAGAAGCTCGGCGGCCTGGAGTGCCTCTACTTCTGCCACAACAAGATCGAGGTCCTGCCCTCCCACCTCTTCCTGTGCAACAAGCTGAGGCACCTGGACCTGGGCCACAACGACATCCGCTTCATCCCGCCCGAGATCGGCGTGCTGCAGAACCTCCAGGACTTCTGCATCACGGGCAACAAGGTGGAGAGCCTGCCGGAcgagctgtacttctgcaagaaGCTGAAGGCCCTGAGGATGGGGCGCAACAGCCTCTCCGTCCTCTCGCCCAAGGTGGGCAACCTGGCTCTGCTCAGCCTGCTGGAGCTGAGGGGCAATCACTTGGAGGTCCTGCCCCGGGAGCTGGGAAACTGCCGCTCGCTCAAGAGAAGCGGCCTGTTGGTGGAGGATGCCCTCTTTGATGGGCTACCCTCTGATGTGAGAGAACAGATGAAGGCAGAGTAG
- the LOC116978014 gene encoding volume-regulated anion channel subunit LRRC8C-like isoform X2, with translation MIPVTEFKQFTDHQPAFRVLKPWWDVFTDYIAIAMLMIGVFGCTLQVMQDKIICLPKRTSPDNLRTDPNETLVNVSANSYVPPTPVPSPPAASADEMKGLKTNLDLQQYSFINQMCYERALHWYAKYFPYLVLIHTLIFMLCSNFWFKFPGSSSKIEHFISILGKCFDSPWTTRALSEVSGENAEEKGGKAGEKSHAAKVALATTLATVLPPVPPLLPAPHLSAAEGDLVKTQSLRSIPEKIVVEKPVVSALDQKEGEQAKALFEKVKKFRLHVEEGDLLYSMYVRQTIIKVIKFVFIVVYNSILVSKVNFMVECEVNIQEMTGYYKFSCNHTMAHLFSKLSICYLCFVSVYGLTCLYTLYWLFYRSLKEYSFEHVRHETGIDDIPDVRNDFAFMLHLIDQYDPLYSKRFAVFLSEVSENKLKQLNLNNEWTVDKLRQKLQTNGQGRLELQLFMLSGLPDTVFELTELQSLRLEILGNVTIPATVAQLEGLRELSLYQCSAKIHTAALAFLKDNLQVLRVKFDDTWELPTWMYGLKSLEELHLQGSLSPDLSKNVTLESLRELKNLKVLGIKSNLTKIPPAIAETSGHLQTLCIHNDGTKLVMLNSLKKLVNLTELALIHCDLERIPHAVFSLANLQELDLKENHLRSVEEIISFQHCRKLTCLKMWHNSIAYIPEHIKKLGGLECLYFCHNKIEVLPSHLFLCNKLRHLDLGHNDIRFIPPEIGVLQNLQDFCITGNKVESLPDELYFCKKLKALRMGRNSLSVLSPKVGNLALLSLLELRGNHLEVLPRELGNCRSLKRSGLLVEDALFDGLPSDVREQMKAE, from the coding sequence gtAATGCAAGACAAGATCATTTGCCTTCCGAAACGGACTTCACCCGATAACCTGCGCACTGATCCGAATGAAACTCTGGTCAACGTTTCTGCCAATAGTTACGTGCCTCCCACCCCAGTGCCGTCACCCCCTGCTGCTTCTGCCGACGAGATGAAAGGGCTGAAGACCAACCTGGACCTCCAGCAGTACAGCTTTATAAACCAAATGTGCTACGAGCGGGCGTTGCACTGGTACGCCAAGTACTTCCCGTACCTGGTGCTGATCCACACGCTGATCTTCATGCTGTGCAGCAACTTCTGGTTCAAGTTCCCCGGCTCCAGCTCCAAGATCGAGCACTTCATCTCCATCCTGGGCAAGTGCTTCGACTCGCCCTGGACCACCCGCGCCCTGTCCGAGGTGTCCGGGGAGAACGCCGAGGAGAAGGGGGGCAAGGCCGGCGAGAAGAGCCACGCGGCCAAGGTTGCGCTGGCCACGACGCTGGCCACGGTGCTGCCGCCcgtgccgccgctgctgccggcGCCGCACCTCTCGGCCGCCGAGGGCGACCTGGTGAAGACCCAGTCCTTGCGTTCCATCCCCGAGAAGATCGTGGTGGAGAAGCCGGTGGTCAGCGCCCTGGATCAGAAGGAGGGCGAGCAGGCCAAGGCCCTGTTCGAGAAGGTGAAGAAGTTCCGTCTCCACGTGGAGGAGGGAGACCTCCTGTACTCCATGTACGTGCGGCAGACCATCATCAAGGTCATCAAGTTCGTCTTCATCGTGGTCTACAACAGCATCCTGGTGTCCAAGGTCAACTTCATGGTGGAATGCGAGGTCAACATCCAGGAGATGACTGGCTACTACAAGTTTTCTTGCAACCACACCATGGCCCACCTCTTCTCCAAGTTGTCCATCTGCTACCTGTGCTTTGTCAGTGTGTACGGCCTGACCTGCCTCTACACCCTGTACTGGCTCTTCTACCGCTCCCTCAAGGAGTACTCCTTCGAGCACGTCCGGCACGAGACCGGGATCGACGACATTCCCGACGTGCGCAACGACTTTGCCTTCATGCTGCACCTGATCGACCAGTACGACCCCCTCTACTCCAAACGCTTTGCCGTCTTCCTGTCGGAGGTGAGCGAGAACAAGCTCAAGCAGCTCAACCTGAACAACGAGTGGACGGTGGACAAGCTGCGGCAGAAGCTGCAAACCAACGGGCAGGGCCGGCTGGAGCTGCAGCTCTTCATGCTCTCCGGCCTGCCCGACACCGTCTTCGAGCTGACCGAGCTGCAGTCCCTGCGGCTGGAGATCCTCGGCAACGTCACCATCCCCGCCACCGTGGCCCAGCTGGAGGGCCTGCGGGAGCTCTCCCTCTACCAGTGCTCGGCCAAGATCCACACCGCCGCCCTGGCCTTCCTCAAGGACAACCTCCAGGTGCTGCGGGTCAAGTTCGACGACACCTGGGAGCTGCCCACCTGGATGTACGGCCTGAAGAGCTTGGAGGAGCTCCACCTCCAGGGCTCGCTCAGCCCGGACCTGTCCAAGAACGTCACCCTGGAGTCCCTGAGGGAGCTGAAGAACCTCAAGGTCCTCGGCATCAAGAGCAACCTGACCAAGATCCCGCCCGCCATCGCGGAGACTTCCGGCCACCtccagactctgtgcatccacaacGACGGCACGAAGCTGGTGATGCTCAACAGCCTGAAGAAGCTGGTCAACCTGACGGAGCTGGCGCTGATCCACTGCGACCTGGAGCGCATTCCCCACGCCGTCTTCAGCCTGGCCAACCTGCAAGAGCTGGACCTGAAGGAGAACCACCTGAGGTCGGTGGAGGAGATCATCAGCTTCCAGCACTGCCGCAAGCTCACCTGCCTGAAGATGTGGCACAACAGCATCGCCTACATCCCCGAGCACATCAAGAAGCTCGGCGGCCTGGAGTGCCTCTACTTCTGCCACAACAAGATCGAGGTCCTGCCCTCCCACCTCTTCCTGTGCAACAAGCTGAGGCACCTGGACCTGGGCCACAACGACATCCGCTTCATCCCGCCCGAGATCGGCGTGCTGCAGAACCTCCAGGACTTCTGCATCACGGGCAACAAGGTGGAGAGCCTGCCGGAcgagctgtacttctgcaagaaGCTGAAGGCCCTGAGGATGGGGCGCAACAGCCTCTCCGTCCTCTCGCCCAAGGTGGGCAACCTGGCTCTGCTCAGCCTGCTGGAGCTGAGGGGCAATCACTTGGAGGTCCTGCCCCGGGAGCTGGGAAACTGCCGCTCGCTCAAGAGAAGCGGCCTGTTGGTGGAGGATGCCCTCTTTGATGGGCTACCCTCTGATGTGAGAGAACAGATGAAGGCAGAGTAG